The Halichondria panicea chromosome 8, odHalPani1.1, whole genome shotgun sequence DNA segment gtgtgatggctgtgagaccagtgccctgtggtatactactgtacatgcatgaaatgtgtgtgtgtgaggagagctgcattcagtaactggcactgcatagactgtgaagaccatagaagactgtattggtgtattttgagaatgcactgtcacataatgttaccgctgttgcgctgttaatggggggcctaaaattttaagagggggcctaaaatgttaaaattctaggcccggggggggcccaatctcatggggggcctaaaattttatgacaccggcctCTGGGCAAAAaatcttcctacgccactgctctGCTGCTGTCTGCTACCACCTTGCTATCAAAAGTGTCAATTACCTGAAGTGTAATAATATAGCTCTTAAATCAGCATGTAGGCAGCTAGACTAACAACAGCCTGTCTCACTTGAGCACCTCGACTTCAGAGCTTAGCACTATCGCTATTTAATAACAACTGTTAATTAGTGATAGGACCCAGACCAGATACATTTATTACGTCAAAATTCAAATTGCGCTCTATGTATATAGCCTTATTCTAATGGTCATTTCGTAGGGTAAGCAATTATAGTAAATACCAATGCAGTGATACTTTCAATTGCTTACAGCTGTTTATTGGTGACAGCATCCCAGGCCATGCATATGTCAATTTTCTCtcttacaatgtcatgtatctTCACGTTCTAACAGTTTTTCGTAAGGCAAGCAATTTTAGCAGATGGTTTGAGCAccaatgatataattataatgcagggCCTGCAGAATTCATGCATTTATATGTTCTGTAGTTGGAGACACTGGAGTGTGACAGGAGCTACGTGTCCACCCTGGCCCACACTTGTGACCAGCTTACAGAGGAGTTACAAACTACCAGAGCCCAGTATGAGAGCCTGGCCCTTGGAAAGCCGTTACATGCAACTAAATGAAGAGGTGAGTTTTATTTTATTCATATAGCTAAAGAATTAAAAAAGCCCCACAAAatcacttgtacatgtagatagcaAACAGAAACATAGCCCTATAATCATCGTTGCTAAGGCTGTTAACGCTATACCTTGCACTATAAATTTCCAATATGATATTTGTCAACGTTAGCACCACTTCTCTCACTTGTTGACACCTATTGCAGTTTGTGTGTCAGTGCAAAGAGCTGGAGGACTCACAGGAAATAATGAAGCAGCTGGAGGCCGATCGACAGGTTAGCACTTCCTCGTAAGCCCACGCTCTAATTATTGTTTTATAAGCTCCCTCTGTTGCAATCAATTTAGCATGGAGACGAATATattcatgtgcatgcatgcatgtgcttaaTTATAAGAAAAGTTTCCTACAAATTTGCAGAGAACGACCTCAATGTTGCCAACATCTACCATATGTCCCTGCATGACGAGTTATCTCACTCCATGAATAGTCTGGACATGATACTTCACCACGGCAATCAAAACAAACTTCACCACAACCTACAGAGGACATCTCTGCTGATCTAGTGCatggtgagtgcatgcatggccaatTGTGTTGGTGTGAGATTCTTAATTGATGTAATAAGAGCCTAATTTTTGTGAATCTCATTGAAAGATTGTTGCCCCATATATGCAGGTGAACTTTCTACTGTTCACCGACTAGCACATTGCGTCGTGCGTCAATGCGGTCGTTGCAATcgggtctgagcactcttcGCAGAGTGGATCACCAGGAACTCATGGCCGCTTGGTCCACCAGTTCAGACGATGACAGGGACTCCCCCTGTCcaaggtgggtggggctcatgtCGTGTAAACATTGCTCTTTGTCCTGCTAACAATTTCGTTTGGCGAgcacccataattattacaagtatataattatagtacgtgTGTATAAACATAAAGCCCTACTTAATTGGTTGCTATGCTACGGTGTGTATGTACACTTTACGTCTATACGTTGACATTGTACCCTTAGACTTTTCAGCAGAACGCTtgtttattattatacaatatcaGTAATCTACTCCTGATACAATGCAGGCAGCCGAAGCCTCTTGAGGGTACGTGGCAACGATTAACATAAAATAACTTTTTACAGGTGTAAGAACATGCAGGAGATGGTGACCAACTATCAACAGGAATTGAGCCTCGTCAACAAGCAGCTGTTGTCAGCGGTCGAGCAGAAAATTAAACTGCAGGAACAAAATGAAGCTTGGCAGGTAcagttatcataattattggctgtCCTAAGAAACCAACGAATATGCATGAGTCTTGGAAAATTAGTTGTATTTCGTGGCCCtctataatacatacatgcgTGTAGGTCGCATGACTATATAAGCATGTAGGAAgtcttgtatataattattatgtcactgTGGAGGGTACGTCCTTTTTTTAATTAAACTCCTGGACCACTGTAATTAGCTAATGCATGATTGAGACTTAATTGGAAATGTGCTCGCATTTCATGTCCTAAACTTTTATGTTTGTATAtgctataccgtataattatagcgggtataatttgtggggtaaaatacttgtgggcaggctgacctcaaGGCATCGTTTACCagaacacatgcaatgcagtgcacgtATAATGAAGCAAATTTAAACAAGACATTTTTTATTCACGAAAATCACTGCTGTTCAAATTTTTaccctacgaaaattacccgctatacggtgctGTATTTATATAGTTACTTTGCTGGGTACAAGGTTTGCTTATACGCCTATATAATACCGGCAGAGTGACATGGCTGAAATAGTACATCAGAACCTCTACCAGAGACTGGAGCAAGACTCCCCAGCTAGGAAGGAGAAACTGAGCAAATCTCCAAAGAGAAAGATGTTCACTTCGAATAAAGATGACGCAGAAAAGATATTCAAACATGAATTCATAAAACATTCATGGCTCTTTTGAAACTTAGCTTTTGCTACATTTCGTGTTTTTGACTCTGTTTTATACTCATCCTTCTGCTAACACAAGTGCAAAGCCCTGCTGTAtaatcttataattatatagggtcAATAAGAACAAGGCCCCTCAAAAATAATTTGCCAAACCATTGAGCTATATACGTCTCAAATAATCAATTTTCAAGCAAACAATGCATGGGTGTACATGACTATACAtgttgattgtacatgtacgcgtGTGTGGTGAGTGATTCGATCTCAGAATAGTCAATTGCAATGCAACCTAGCTATAGTTATGAGTGTGCATGTCACTGTGTTCAATCAACTACATACcctatagcgcgaaattttaaaagtacacacgtacatttcgtggaatggcctctaaaagcatttcgttgcacaatgtttgtggaatgactgctacGCTTTTAATATTTGCATGTTATCAAACGATGTTAGTGGACTTaatttcgtgtaggattgctaacccacgaaatcagcgaaaatttaAGCCcccgaaaatttcgcgctatacggtaatgtaCGATTGTGGTACAtttggtatacatgtactacatgcatggtgctaacaaacataattatgcagctgtCATGCACTCATTGGGGAGAAAATAGCAATATTTGAGTCCGGAATTACAAAAGATCCCCCAATAACTGTGGCAATTTGAGAGAGAGCATAACGGCATTTACACAAGATATCGAGTTAtttggtagctataattatgcctcgaggcatagccgcacgagggatacggtaaagctgactgtgtgtgtattccagctgtaactgcatgtgctcaacggttgcaatgcggcAAAAacaacagcttctataggctt contains these protein-coding regions:
- the LOC135340564 gene encoding BICD family-like cargo adapter 1, which encodes MRSLQSGLSTLRRVDHQELMAAWSTSSDDDRDSPCPRCKNMQEMVTNYQQELSLVNKQLLSAVEQKIKLQEQNEAWQSDMAEIVHQNLYQRLEQDSPARKEKLSKSPKRKMFTSNKDDAEKIFKHEFIKHSWLF